A window from Fragaria vesca subsp. vesca linkage group LG5, FraVesHawaii_1.0, whole genome shotgun sequence encodes these proteins:
- the LOC101298429 gene encoding probable cyclic nucleotide-gated ion channel 16-like: MVHSFHPYAAASARFRQISSVPFSLRKKKAWWSEIYDPGSETVTRWNHIFFVICIIGLFLDPLFFFLPIIGKEGCMDVDLKISIYVTSIRTMADLFYIFQVLIKFRTAFIKPGSRVFGRGQLVTDPWAIASRYLRKDFSIDLAACLPIPQIVIWFVIPATRNSTAAYTNHTLSLMVLIQYIPRFIQLFPLNRRIAKNTGVVARTAWSGAVYNLVIFTLTAHIVGSSWYVLSVKRQYECWSQKCFDERNGTHSPSCNLKFLDCKLNSPERDAWLKNTKVVSDCDAIKDEGKFTFGMFKEAFNNDVASASFINKYFYCLWWGMRNLCAYGQDIENSTYVSETSFCIAIATIGLVLFSHLMSQMQTFLQSTTARLEEWRVKRRDTEEWMRHRQLPPELQERVRRFVQYQWIATKGVDEKAILNALPLDIRRQIQRHLCLAHVRRVPFFAQMDDQLLDAICERLKSSLNTRDTYIFREGDPVSEMLFIVRGELESATTDGGRTGFFNSITLRAGDFCGEELLTWALVPSSSLNLPLSTRTVKSLTEVEAFALQAEDLKYVASQFKRLHSKKLQHAFRYYSHQWRTWGACYIQVAWRRYKKRKLALDLIKEEEYYYTHVLDQDPDYNNDSSLSSAAEQLHIPLGPAILASKFAANTKRGLRKVATRLDHEATSSATMPKKLFKPNEPDFSEDS, from the exons ATGGTGCACAGCTTCCACCCCTACGCTGCTGCCTCTGCCAGATTCCGGCAAATCTCATCAGTCCCCTTCAGCCTCCGAAAGAAGAAGGCATGGTGGTCAGAGATATACGATCCGGGATCCGAAACGGTGACGCGGTGGAACCACATCTTCTTCGTGATCTGCATCATCGGCCTTTTTCTAGACCCTCTTTTCTTCTTCCTTCCCATCATCGGCAAAGAAGGCTGCATGGATGTCGACCTCAAAATCAGCATCTATGTCACCTCCATCCGCACAATGGCCGATTTGTTCTACATTTTTCAAGTCCTCATCAAGTTTCGCACTGCCTTCATTAAGCCTGGCTCTAGGGTTTTCGGCCGCGGCCAGCTCGTTACTGACCCTTGGGCCATTGCTAGCCGCTACCTCCGAAAGGACTTCTCCATCGACCTAGCCGCCTGTCTACCAATCCCTCAG ATTGTGATTTGGTTTGTAATACCAGCGACGAGAAACTCGACAGCTGCTTATACTAACCATACGCTTTCGTTGATGGTTCTCATTCAATACATTCCCCGATTCATTCAGCTTTTCCCTCTGAACCGACGCATAGCTAAGAACACTGGTGTTGTAGCGAGGACGGCTTGGTCAGGGGCAGTGTACAATCTTGTTATTTTCACGCTAACTGCACAT ATTGTTGGATCGTCGTGGTATGTGTTGTCGGTTAAACGGCAGTACGAGTGTTGGAGTCAGAAATGCTTTGACGAACGAAATGGGACACACTCACCCTCCTGTAATCTTAAGTTTCTTGATTGTAAATTAAATAGTCCTGAACGCGATGCTTGGTTGAAGAACACAAAGGTGGTTTCAGACTGCGATGCTATAAAAGATGAGGGGAAATTTACTTTCGGAATGTTTAAAGAGGCGTTCAACAATGACGTCGCTTCTGCATCCTTCATTAATAAGTATTTCTATTGCCTTTGGTGGGGTATGAGAAATCTATG TGCATATGGACAAGACATTGAAAATAGTACTTACGTTAGTGAGACCTCGTTTTGTATTGCCATTGCGACAATTGGCCTCGTCTTGTTTTCGCATCTCATGAGTCAGATGCAG ACTTTTCTGCAATCTACGACGGCTAGACTTGAAGAGTGGAGGGTCAAAAGAAGAGACACAGAGGAGTGGATGAGGCACCGGCAACTCCCACCAGAGTTGCAAGAACGCGTGCGTCGGTTTGTTCAATATCAGTGGATTGCCACAAAAGGTGTTGATGAAAAAGCCATCTTAAATGCCTTGCCTTTGGATATACGACGTCAAATTCAGAGGCATCTATGCCTTGCCCATGTTCGCCGA GTGCCCTTCTTCGCGCAAATGGATGATCAGCTCTTGGATGCCATATGTGAACGCCTCAAGTCATCCTTGAACACCAGAGACACGTACATATTTCGTGAGGGTGATCCGGTGAGTGAGATGCTTTTCATTGTCAGAGGGGAACTCGAGAGCGCCACGACTGATGGTGGAAGGACAGGGTTCTTCAACTCCATCACCCTAAGAGCCGGTGATTTCTGTGGCGAAGAGTTGCTGACATGGGCCTTAGTGCCTTCATCCAGTCTAAACCTTCCGCTTTCAACTCGGACTGTCAAGTCCCTCACTGAAGTCGAGGCATTTGCACTCCAAGCTGAAGACCTCAAGTATGTTGCGAGTCAATTTAAGCGCCTTCACAGCAAAAAACTGCAGCACGCGTTTAGGTACTACTCCCACCAGTGGAGGACTTGGGGAGCTTGTTATATACAAGTAGCATGGAGACGGTACAAAAAGAGAAAGCTGGCATTGGATTTGATAAAAGAGGAGGAGTACTATTACACACATGTTCTGGACCAAGACCCTGACTATAACAATGA CTCATCGCTGAGTAGTGCGGCAGAGCAGTTGCACATTCCACTCGGGCCTGCAATTTTGGCTTCCAAGTTTGCTGCAAACACCAAAAGAGGACTTCGCAAGGTGGCAACACGGCTTGATCATGAAGCAACGAGCAGTGCCACAATGCCCAAAAAGTTGTTTAAGCCTAACGAGCCTGATTTCTCAGAAGATAGCTAA